The following proteins are co-located in the Flectobacillus major DSM 103 genome:
- a CDS encoding glycosyltransferase produces the protein MPNSIKILIPSYNDWDALALLLQRIKEKVEPHFFDQLSFVIVDDCSSIPCEVNKFAGYQLEIIRLWRNVGHQKAIALGLAFLTKERNFDYVIVMDSDGEDRPDDLEALFEACSKSQTIVFAKRAKRSEGIVFRMGYIVYKLLFGLLTGKVIEFGNFSILPFKQAQKLVYVSEIWNHFPGGIIRSKLPYTSIPIIRGNRLAGQSKMNLVSLILHGLSAVSVHLDTVAVRILLGSLVLTSLSVIVAIVVSIIRLTTNWASPGWATTLVSTAIIVILQAFLSSLFLIFTVLNYRTQKHFIPATEYQEFIEKIESTDI, from the coding sequence ATGCCCAATTCCATTAAAATTCTAATTCCTTCATACAACGATTGGGACGCTCTGGCTCTCCTATTACAACGTATTAAAGAAAAAGTAGAACCTCATTTTTTTGATCAACTTTCCTTTGTTATTGTCGATGATTGCTCGTCGATCCCCTGCGAAGTCAATAAATTTGCTGGTTATCAACTCGAAATTATCCGCCTATGGCGCAATGTTGGCCACCAAAAAGCCATTGCTTTAGGATTAGCATTTTTAACCAAAGAGCGTAATTTCGACTACGTAATTGTGATGGACTCGGACGGCGAAGACAGACCCGACGACCTAGAGGCCTTGTTTGAAGCCTGTTCAAAATCACAAACTATTGTATTTGCCAAAAGAGCCAAAAGAAGCGAAGGTATTGTTTTTAGAATGGGCTATATTGTATATAAACTACTATTTGGCTTATTGACGGGTAAAGTAATTGAGTTTGGCAATTTTAGTATTTTGCCATTCAAGCAAGCTCAAAAATTGGTATATGTTTCCGAAATATGGAATCATTTTCCTGGAGGTATTATCCGTTCTAAATTACCCTATACCTCTATTCCCATTATTAGGGGAAATAGACTGGCAGGGCAGTCAAAAATGAACTTGGTATCATTAATATTGCACGGATTAAGTGCCGTATCGGTACATCTCGATACCGTAGCTGTCAGAATTTTGTTAGGGTCGCTGGTACTCACCTCTCTTTCAGTAATTGTTGCCATTGTCGTTTCAATTATTAGGCTTACTACCAACTGGGCATCACCAGGCTGGGCTACAACCCTTGTTTCGACGGCTATTATTGTAATATTGCAAGCCTTTTTGAGTTCGCTTTTCTTGATTTTTACGGTATTGAATTACCGAACTCAAAAGCACTTTATCCCTGCAACAGAATACCAAGAGTTTATCGAAAAAATTGAATCTACCGATATTTAA
- a CDS encoding glycosyltransferase family 2 protein, with protein MKLSVVIPAYNEEESLPETLKTLYTTLTKHQIEHEICVTNDNSKDGTELVLKALQQEIPTLVYFTNKGPNGFGYAVRYGLERFTGDCVAVMMADMSDDPEDLVKFYRTMQEKNVDAVFGSRFIKGGNVYDYPQVKLVINRVANFIVKVLTGIKTNDTTNAFKLYKRETIEGIKPFLSPHFNLTVELPLKAFVRGYSYAVVPNSWTNRKYGESKLKIKEMGSRYFFILMYCMIEKYFSRGDYMKK; from the coding sequence ATGAAATTAAGTGTTGTCATTCCTGCATATAACGAAGAAGAATCTTTGCCCGAAACCCTAAAAACCCTCTATACTACCCTTACAAAACACCAAATTGAGCATGAAATTTGTGTAACAAACGACAACTCGAAAGATGGTACAGAGCTAGTATTGAAGGCATTGCAACAAGAAATCCCAACGTTGGTATATTTTACCAACAAAGGCCCTAATGGCTTTGGCTATGCTGTACGCTATGGATTGGAAAGATTTACGGGCGATTGCGTTGCTGTAATGATGGCCGATATGTCGGACGACCCCGAAGATTTGGTTAAATTTTACCGCACCATGCAAGAAAAAAATGTAGATGCCGTATTTGGAAGCCGTTTTATTAAAGGAGGGAATGTATATGATTACCCACAAGTAAAGCTGGTAATCAATCGGGTGGCCAACTTTATTGTAAAAGTATTGACAGGTATCAAAACCAACGATACCACCAATGCCTTTAAGCTCTACAAAAGAGAAACCATCGAGGGTATTAAGCCATTTTTATCGCCCCACTTCAACCTTACTGTAGAACTCCCCCTCAAGGCATTTGTACGAGGTTATAGTTATGCTGTTGTACCCAATAGCTGGACCAACCGCAAATACGGTGAGTCGAAGCTAAAAATCAAAGAAATGGGCAGCCGTTATTTCTTTATTTTGATGTATTGTATGATTGAAAAATATTTTTCACGGGGCGATTACATGAAAAAATAA